The following proteins are encoded in a genomic region of Neomicrococcus aestuarii:
- the dxr gene encoding 1-deoxy-D-xylulose-5-phosphate reductoisomerase, producing the protein MTFQAPESSSGQRGVIFLGSTGSIGTQGLDVVAKNPERFTVSALAGGSNVPLLAQQAVSTKAPLVGAASASTDAMAQAIKEASEQAGAINYRPEILAGPDAAERIAREGSGGVVLNGITGSIGLAPTLAALNAGKLLALANKESLIVGGALVKQAAAPGQLVPVDSEHSALAQALTSGTHAEVSRLIVTASGGPFRGKKRADLVQVTPSQALAHPTWDMGRVVTTNSATLVNKALELIEAHLLFDIPLDRIEPVVHPQSVVHSMVEFVDGSTIAQASPPDMRLPIALGMGWPHRVPGATAPCDWSQAATWTFEPVDHEAFPAITVAKQAAQTSATHMAVFNAANEEAVDAFHDGKIGFLDIVDTLAEVVSNYDDAAIVGRELSVAAVLEAERWARNAAHERWGTL; encoded by the coding sequence GTGACTTTCCAAGCTCCCGAATCTAGTTCCGGCCAACGCGGCGTCATTTTTCTAGGGTCCACGGGCTCCATTGGTACGCAAGGTCTAGACGTTGTTGCCAAAAATCCTGAGCGATTCACGGTGTCCGCCCTAGCCGGCGGCTCGAACGTGCCGCTTTTGGCGCAACAAGCAGTGAGCACCAAGGCGCCCCTCGTTGGTGCCGCGAGTGCTTCCACGGACGCAATGGCCCAAGCCATCAAGGAAGCGAGCGAGCAGGCTGGGGCAATTAATTATCGTCCCGAAATTCTCGCGGGCCCCGACGCGGCGGAAAGGATTGCGCGGGAGGGAAGCGGCGGCGTCGTACTTAATGGCATTACGGGAAGCATTGGTTTGGCACCTACGCTCGCCGCGCTCAACGCTGGAAAATTATTGGCGCTCGCTAATAAGGAATCGCTGATAGTGGGAGGTGCGCTAGTCAAGCAGGCGGCCGCGCCGGGGCAGCTTGTCCCCGTTGATTCGGAGCATTCGGCGTTGGCGCAAGCGCTCACGTCCGGGACGCACGCTGAAGTGAGCCGGCTGATCGTGACGGCGTCTGGCGGGCCCTTTCGCGGAAAAAAGCGCGCCGACTTGGTGCAGGTTACTCCGTCACAAGCACTCGCACACCCCACGTGGGATATGGGCCGGGTGGTGACTACCAATTCGGCCACGCTTGTGAATAAAGCGCTGGAACTGATTGAGGCGCATCTTTTGTTCGATATTCCGTTGGACCGAATTGAGCCCGTAGTGCATCCGCAATCCGTGGTGCATTCCATGGTGGAATTTGTGGACGGATCCACGATCGCCCAAGCTAGCCCGCCGGATATGCGCTTGCCGATTGCGTTGGGGATGGGCTGGCCGCATCGCGTGCCAGGTGCCACCGCGCCGTGCGATTGGAGTCAAGCTGCCACGTGGACTTTTGAGCCCGTGGATCACGAGGCTTTTCCGGCAATCACGGTGGCGAAGCAGGCAGCGCAAACCAGCGCTACGCACATGGCAGTCTTCAACGCGGCGAACGAGGAAGCCGTGGATGCGTTCCATGACGGGAAAATTGGTTTCCTTGACATCGTGGATACCTTGGCGGAGGTTGTCAGTAATTACGACGACGCCGCTATAGTTGGGCGCGAATTATCAGTTGCCGCGGTGCTAGAGGCTGAGCGGTGGGCACGAAATGCGGCCCACGAACGTTGGGGTACGTTGTGA